The Phaseolus vulgaris cultivar G19833 unplaced genomic scaffold, P. vulgaris v2.0 scaffold_1142, whole genome shotgun sequence nucleotide sequence TAGGGTTTCCAATTTCTTCGATGGCGCCCGATCCTAATCGTGCCGGCACCAGCGCCAGCACCAGTGCGTCCAAAGACGACGCCGTTACGAAGAAGAAGGTCGAGAACGAAGATCTGGTAAGTTCAAAAGCCGTGCTTCAAAACTCTAGTGCCTGTTAGGCTATTTCTTGCAAGATAGAAATGgaaatcgattgtttctttggtaATTTGTGCAGTCCGATGAGGATTTGGCGTTGAAGCAGCAGCTAGACCTTTACGTGGAGAGGGTTCAAGATGCCGACAAGGGATTGCAGAAGGTTGCACTCGAGAGCATGAGGTAAACCTAGTAATATGCTCTAAAGGAACAATCTTTTATTTGGAAGGGGATTTTTaacttctttttaaattgattatgtATTTTGAATTGGGCGTGGTTTTGTTGTAGGCAAGAAATTCGAACTTCCACGAGCTCTATGACTTCTGTTCCTAAACCCTTGAAGTTTCTTCGCCCGCATTATGGAACTCTTAAGACGTATTATGAAACTATGGTCGAGTCTGATTTGAAGGTATTGTTATGGATATGGTGTGGCCTTGGTACTGGATAGTAGTAGTATGGTGTTTGTAGTGTTGGTTAACCTAGTCGTCGTTCCTCAATGCAGAAGTACCTTGCGGATATATTGTCGGTTTTGGCGCTCACAATGTCTGCCGAAGGAGAACGAGTAAGCCAGTTTGCTTAGttagaaattgaaaatatatttcgTGATTGTCTTGGTTTGGTTGTGTTCCGGCA carries:
- the LOC137817769 gene encoding 26S proteasome non-ATPase regulatory subunit 2 homolog A-like; translation: MAPDPNRAGTSASTSASKDDAVTKKKVENEDLSDEDLALKQQLDLYVERVQDADKGLQKVALESMRQEIRTSTSSMTSVPKPLKFLRPHYGTLKTYYETMVESDLKKYLADILSVLALTMSAEGERESLKYRLLGSEGDIGSWGHEYVRNLAGEIAQEYAKRQSEETPIDDLMELVQQIVAFHMKHNAEPEAVDLLMEVEDLGMLSAHVDKTNFKRTCLYLTSSAR